Part of the Bacillota bacterium genome is shown below.
AGGACCCAGTCGCCCAGGGTCCTCCCCAAAAGCCTGCTTGGCCAAGCCATCAGGTATTGCCAGAGCCAGTGGAGTAAACTCGAAGGGTTCCTGCTTGACGGTAGGCTCGAACTCGACAACAACCGCAGCGAGCGCTCTCTGAAGCCCTTTGTGATCGGGCGGAAGGGCTGGCTGTTCTGCAACACCCCGCGCGGGGCCAGGGCCAGCGCCATTGTCTACAGCATCGTGGAGACGGCCAAGGAGAACGGGTTGATTCCCTTCGAGTATCTCCGCTACCTGTTCGAGAGGCTTCCCAACCTGGGCGGCGGTGACCTGGACGAGTTGCTGCCCTGGTCGGAGTCTCTGCCTGCCACCTGTCGCATCGATAGCAAACGAACCTGATCATTCGCCGGCCGCGGTAACCGTCCGGGCCGCTGCAAGCACGCGACCGGCCTGCCTTCTGATATGCACCTGGAGCGTTCTCAAGGTGGGCGCTATTTGACGCTTACGTTCAAGCCAGCGGCGTACCCTCCTGGCCCTGCCTCCAACGGAGCAAGAGATGTGGCTTCCTCCGGGAGGGCGCCACGTTCAGGCTCCGCCGGTCTCCGGTGGAGACGTCCGCAGGCCTAAGAAGGCGCTGGACGGCTGTGCCGCTCAGCAGACTCGTTACGACCGCCATGATCACCAGAGCCACAAAGATACTTTGATCAATCAGGTTGTGCTCGAACGCTACCGTCGCTAGGATTACCTCCATTGCCCCTCGCGCGTTCATTCCGAAACCTACCGCCAGAGCCTCTCTTAAGGGCAACCCGCCCACCCGTGCTCCCAGCGTAACCGGGATCACCTTGCCAGCAAACGCAACCAGGAATACAAATAGGACGAGCGGTGGGTCGCAGTTGGCCAGGAAGTTGGTCTTGAGCCCTATTGAAACAAAGCAAATGGGGGCGAAAAAGCCCATCGCAAACTGGTACACTGTCTCATGGGCCTGGTTTCGCCTTTCGCAATCCTCCGAAAGGCAAACGCCGGCTAGGAACGCTCCCACAATGGTATGCATTCCCATCGCCTGGACAACAGCGGACGCACTTAGCAACGCGACGGCCATGGCTCCGATGGTACTAGCGGGCCCGGTGAGGTGAGATTGCAACCAAAACAGGGCGTGTCGACCTACCCGACGCCCCAGACTCAAGACTAAGGCGAACAGACCCAGCACCAGGAGCATGGTTGCCCAAGGGGCGGTGGTAGGTGTAGCGTTCGGAGTAGCCTTGCTCAGGATCACCGCAAACAACGACCAGCCTATCAGATCGTTGATGGTAGCGGCAGCCATCATTACCCGGCCTGCTTCGCTCCGGATCAGGTTCAGATCCAGCAAGATTCTGGCTGTAACAGGCAGGGCCGAAATGGATAGAGCCGTCCCGACGAAAAGAGCAGTGATCAGTGTGTCGCCGTTCGCTTGATCCCCCCACAGGTCAGGTAACAGGAAGACCGACCCGAATCCCAGGGCAAAGGGCACGGCAATCCCCGAAATGCTCACCAGGGCTATGCTCAACCCCTGACGACGCAGATGCTCGAGGTTCACTTCCAGCCCGGCCAGAAACAAGAAGAACAGCATTCCCAGCTGGATGACTGCATCTTGACCCACCGAGCTGATGCCTTGAGAGGGAAACAGCCACGCGTGGAAGCTAGGAGCAACAGCACCCAGGACCGTGGGCCCCAACAGCACACCGCCGATGAGTTCGCCTACGACTGCGGGTGTGCGCAGCCTGCACATCACCTTCCCGAGGGCGAGTCCTACTGCCAACATCACGGAAATCTGAATGAGAAACACGACCAAGTCGTCTCGGGTCATGTAGTTGTCCCTACCTCCCTGGGCCCGCTTCTGCAAGGTGAGAACTGAGTTGATAGGTAACCTGAACACGAGGTGGAAGGGTATAAGAGGATTCCCCAAGAGCGAAGGAGCGAACGGTAAGAGGCCAGCCGCCAGTAGGGAGTAGCTGGGGGAACCTGGTGAACAGCCTCCGCGCCTACCGTTAGCCGCCCCGTCCTCGTCCGGTACACCTCACGTGAGGTGGGGGTGCTCAGGCACGTAGGGCAAGAAGCCATATCCCTGCGCACACCAGGGACGACCCCACTATCTTGTGCCAGGTGAGGGGCTCCCCGAAAACCAGGAACGCCAGGAAGACCACCAGCACCTTGCTCGCTCCTAGCATCGGGTAGGCACAGCTGAGTTCTACCCGGGAGAGGACCACGAGCCAAGTCGCGAGGGCAAGGACATACATCGAGAGGCCCGCCAGCGCATAAGGGGATGTCGCTGCGGAGAATAGCCAGGATCCAAACTCCCTGCCCATGTAGGGGCCTACCTCCCTCATTGCCTGCTTAAGCAACATCTGACCTGCCACGCCCGCAGCGACGCTTCCCGCGATAAGGCCCACCGCGTTCATGCCTTCAGCCTCCTCCCTTATCGGTTGTTCCTCGTGCCCATGCCCAGCATTTCCAGGCGAGCGGCAATCAGTGGTCGGAGCCAAGGGTTGATAGCCACCTCTATTGCCCCTCTGCGGCAACTGGAGAGGCAGTGAAAGCAGCGCGCACAGCAGTATGGGTCGATATGGAGTTCGCTGTCTGGGGCGTAGGAGATGGCCTGGGAAGGACACGTTGAGACGCAATTGCCGCAGCGTGTGCAGCTTGACTCTTTGATGATGGGACTCATAGCCACCTCACGCAGCCTGTAAAATGTCCTCGCCAGCGGGGCGATCTTCTCGGGGAGCCGGAACGTGCGGGCAGGAAGCGCCAGGGGGGGATGAAGCGGCGCGACGGCGTCGCCGCACACGGCGATGCGCGCGGGGTCATCGCAGCCCAGCCCCGCAAGTGCGGCGTAGCCTAACAAGGGTACGCGCCGGAGGTTGATGCCTGTGTGCTGGCAGGTAAACGTGTCGAGGGCCACCAGGTCGGACGACGCTGCGAGGAGCCCGATTAGCCGCGGCTGACCGTCGCTGGGGCCGTTCCCCTCCATCCCTACGATCCCGTCCAGAACCCCGAACCGGGGCCGGAGGAGCCGAATGAGTTCCACGAGTGCGCGGTACAATCCATGGCGTCCTCCGGCTTGGTGGACTCGAGCCTTGCCGGCCCCCATCAGCGTTCCCAGGAGGTTCTTTAGCGCGCCGGTGTAACCAGCTAGCGAGTGGGTCTTGAGCTTGGCCACCGATACCAGCAAGTCGCTGTCCAAGACCAGGTCACCCGTGAAGACATCACCTGGGACCGGCAAAGATAGGCGGCGGGGGCTGAGGGAGTCGATGTCGACCACGAGCCCCCCCGCTTCCTGTGTTGCTTGGGTGATCCCAGCCGACGCGAGGGCCGCGCGCGTGTGACCGTAGGCCGCGCTGGAGTCTCCTACATAGACCTGCGTTGCCCCGCGGCTGTACAGGTAGCTCACAAGACACTTCACCACCACCGGATGGGTGGACCGGGCCCGGGCCGGGGGGCCACCCGTGGCAGCGTTAACTTTGCAGAACACAGTGCGTCCGCGGGCGCTGGCGCCAAGCCCGCAACCGTCTCCCAGGGCCTCCAGGCCCGACCTCACAGCTGCCTCCTCATAGTGGAGGCAGGCCTTAACCCATACCCGGGACGCTTCTCCGGTACACCGGGCCATCGCAACATCCGATGTCTCGTATTCAGGTGGCCACACAGCCGGCCCTCCTTGTATCCGTAGACTTGCCCGATTTGGCCTGGAACATAGTTCCAGAGGTTTTGAACAGGTCCGAGTGAAACCTAGCCGCGAGGTGGGTTTTGGGGAAGTGCTTCCCCTCCCTGCGGTTCGAGCGCTTCGTGAGGTTGCACCCCCACTGCTGGCTGCGACTCCTTACCGCATGCTGACGCCCCCCGGCGCGGGGACCCCGAACTCGGATACATATCCCCGGCCTTGGGTGGTCGCGCCAGGAAGGTTAAGGCCGCGCGGATGAGGCCCAGTTCGTGCCGGGCGTTGAAGACGGCATAGGGTAGGCGCCGCCGTATGTAGTAACGGAGATAGGCCGCTCGTAGGTAGTAGCGGCGGTAGAAATCGCGCTGGAGCGTTCGGAAGCGCTGGTCGTCAATAGCGCTCAGGTTGAAGCTCGCACGGTTGTAATGGGAGTAGTCGTCGAAGCTGAGTTGGGTGAGGGCACCAGGTTGCTGAGAGGACTGGTGCAACTCCTCGAATACAGGTGATCCCGGGTAGGGGGTGAAGTATGCCACCTGAATGATCAGCGGCCGCAGTTCGCACGCGAATGCGAGCGTCTCCCGGAACTCCTCGTATGTCTCCGTGGGGCTCCCCACCATGAAGAACAAGGTGGGGGCGATCCCGGCGGCGTGAAGCTCGCGCACCACGCGCCGGATCTGCTCCTTGCTCATATCCTTGCGGAGGCACTGAAGGACCCGCTCGCTGCCCGACTCCACCCCCAGGCACACGCCCACACAGCCGCCTGCTTTCATCTCCCGGATTAGGAGGGGATCCAGGCAATCGGCCCGTGTCTGGCACACCCAGGGCACCCTCAAGCCTTTCTTACGCAGAAGGTGGCAGATCTGCGCCGTCCTGTCCCGATCTAACGTGAAGACGTCGTCGGGCAGTGATATAGCGTTGACCCCGTGTGCCCGTACCAGGTATTCAATATTGTCGACGACGTATTCAGGGGAATGGGCCCGGTACCTCTTGCCGTAGGAGAAGCGCAGGGTGGGTGAGCAGTATATGCAACGGAACGGGCAGCCGCGGCTGCTCAGGACGAAGCCCCAACGAGTGGGCCGGAAGCGCGGTATGGAGCACGATGACATGTAGTAGCGGCGCCTTGCGAGCAATCGGTAGTCGATGAACGGCAGGCTGTCCAGGTCATCGAGGTAGGGGCGCGGGGCGTTTTCGTGCAGGGTATCCCTGTACCACAGGATGCCGGGGACTTCCGACAGCCGCCCGCCTCGCCCGAGTACCTCCAGCAGGTGGGGCAGCGTGGCTTCGCCCTCACCTTTTATACACGCAAGAAAGGATCCGTCGCCCAATATCGTGCCGGGGAGGGCCGTGGCGTGCTGCCCGAAGGCGACCACTACGAAGTCTTGCCTCTGGCGCGCGCCCTGGATGATCCGGCGGGCCAGGTTCACGGTGGGCGTGGCTGTTTCCATGGCCACCAACTGCGGGCGGGCAGCAACGATGCGCTCCATCGTCTGCGATGGGGTAAGCCCTTCCGCCCAGGCGTCCACGATGTGGACACTATATCCGCGCAGGGATAGGATCGTCGCCATCTGGGCCGCTTCGAAGGGGATGAGCAGGTTCTGCGGGTGAGGGTGGCGGTAGCCCATGAACGGCGGGAGACGCACGAACACTACTCGGTTCACATCCATGCAGAGCTACCTCCCAGTATCCTCAATGCCCGTCTGAGTATCAGATCAACGGTGTGCCGATCGATGCGGCGCGCCAGCCGGGCGAGTACCTGCGGCCTCAGGTAAAAGCGCAGGTAGGCCCGTCGTCGCAGACTGCATAGCTGTGCCAGTTGCATGGGATCGGCTCTTTTCGTCCCTTCCCAGGCACTGCCGGGGACGGGCTGGAAAATCGAGAACTGGGCCAGGTCCAGCCCCAGGCGGAGGGCGGTGGCGACCGTGTGGCAGGCATCTTCCAGGCTTTCTCCTGGCAGGCCCAGCATGAAGTACCCCCCCACCACTAGGCCGGCCGAACGTAATTCCGCCACGATCTGCTTGAGATGGGGCTCGTCAGCGGCCCTGCCCAGTACCCCAGCAGCCGCGGGGTTGAGGGTCTCGATTCCCAGGGTGACCGACACGCAACCCCCGTTCGCGAGGGCGCGGACGAGGCGGCTGGTCAAGTGGTCGGGCCGAACCCCGTTCATGCACTCCCAGACGAGGTCTAGCCCCCGGGCACGCAACCGAGCACATATTTCCTCTACCCTCGCCGCATCATGAAGGAAATCATCATCCTCAATGTGTATGTCGAGTATGCCCAGGCGGCGCAGCCGCTCCATCTCCCGCACCACTGACAGGGGGGGAAGCGGCCGCCACTTGCCGCCGCTCAGGCGGGGCGCCGCGCAAAAGGGGCAATCGTGAACGCACCCCCGGCTTGTGACCATGGGAGCATACGGGTAGCATAAACTGAGCGTCCCTCTGCGGTTGTAGCGAGTTACTGGGAAGAGCGTGTAATCGGCCGGGGGAAGGAGGCTGAGGTCTTCCTCGATACGTGGTTGGGGCCAAAGGGGAGGAGGTTCATCGAGGGTCACCGCTCCCGGCGGCAGATCCGGGGCGTGCGACGACAGGGCACGGGCGAGTTCCACTATGGGGGTTTCGCCCTCCCCGATCACTGCCGCGGTTGGCACGCCCGTAGGGCGCAGTACCTGTGCAATGGCAGGACCGGAAGTGGAGATGCCCGGCCCGCCGAGCACTAGCAAGCGCAACCGGGCCCCGGAGGACCGGTAGGCCGCCTGCACCGTTTGGACGGCAGCTGGCAACTGGCCTAGCGT
Proteins encoded:
- a CDS encoding cation:proton antiporter, with product MTRDDLVVFLIQISVMLAVGLALGKVMCRLRTPAVVGELIGGVLLGPTVLGAVAPSFHAWLFPSQGISSVGQDAVIQLGMLFFLFLAGLEVNLEHLRRQGLSIALVSISGIAVPFALGFGSVFLLPDLWGDQANGDTLITALFVGTALSISALPVTARILLDLNLIRSEAGRVMMAAATINDLIGWSLFAVILSKATPNATPTTAPWATMLLVLGLFALVLSLGRRVGRHALFWLQSHLTGPASTIGAMAVALLSASAVVQAMGMHTIVGAFLAGVCLSEDCERRNQAHETVYQFAMGFFAPICFVSIGLKTNFLANCDPPLVLFVFLVAFAGKVIPVTLGARVGGLPLREALAVGFGMNARGAMEVILATVAFEHNLIDQSIFVALVIMAVVTSLLSGTAVQRLLRPADVSTGDRRSLNVAPSRRKPHLLLRWRQGQEGTPLA
- a CDS encoding EamA family transporter, encoding MNAVGLIAGSVAAGVAGQMLLKQAMREVGPYMGREFGSWLFSAATSPYALAGLSMYVLALATWLVVLSRVELSCAYPMLGASKVLVVFLAFLVFGEPLTWHKIVGSSLVCAGIWLLALRA
- a CDS encoding DUF362 domain-containing protein, with the protein product MARCTGEASRVWVKACLHYEEAAVRSGLEALGDGCGLGASARGRTVFCKVNAATGGPPARARSTHPVVVKCLVSYLYSRGATQVYVGDSSAAYGHTRAALASAGITQATQEAGGLVVDIDSLSPRRLSLPVPGDVFTGDLVLDSDLLVSVAKLKTHSLAGYTGALKNLLGTLMGAGKARVHQAGGRHGLYRALVELIRLLRPRFGVLDGIVGMEGNGPSDGQPRLIGLLAASSDLVALDTFTCQHTGINLRRVPLLGYAALAGLGCDDPARIAVCGDAVAPLHPPLALPARTFRLPEKIAPLARTFYRLREVAMSPIIKESSCTRCGNCVSTCPSQAISYAPDSELHIDPYCCARCFHCLSSCRRGAIEVAINPWLRPLIAARLEMLGMGTRNNR
- a CDS encoding radical SAM protein, whose protein sequence is MDVNRVVFVRLPPFMGYRHPHPQNLLIPFEAAQMATILSLRGYSVHIVDAWAEGLTPSQTMERIVAARPQLVAMETATPTVNLARRIIQGARQRQDFVVVAFGQHATALPGTILGDGSFLACIKGEGEATLPHLLEVLGRGGRLSEVPGILWYRDTLHENAPRPYLDDLDSLPFIDYRLLARRRYYMSSCSIPRFRPTRWGFVLSSRGCPFRCIYCSPTLRFSYGKRYRAHSPEYVVDNIEYLVRAHGVNAISLPDDVFTLDRDRTAQICHLLRKKGLRVPWVCQTRADCLDPLLIREMKAGGCVGVCLGVESGSERVLQCLRKDMSKEQIRRVVRELHAAGIAPTLFFMVGSPTETYEEFRETLAFACELRPLIIQVAYFTPYPGSPVFEELHQSSQQPGALTQLSFDDYSHYNRASFNLSAIDDQRFRTLQRDFYRRYYLRAAYLRYYIRRRLPYAVFNARHELGLIRAALTFLARPPKAGDMYPSSGSPRRGASACGKESQPAVGVQPHEALEPQGGEALPQNPPRG
- a CDS encoding B12-binding domain-containing radical SAM protein, coding for MGLAHVAAALRHAGHRVWGCDLAFEGRLLPQLVGDIRPELVGITVRCDTLGQLPAAVQTVQAAYRSSGARLRLLVLGGPGISTSGPAIAQVLRPTGVPTAAVIGEGETPIVELARALSSHAPDLPPGAVTLDEPPPLWPQPRIEEDLSLLPPADYTLFPVTRYNRRGTLSLCYPYAPMVTSRGCVHDCPFCAAPRLSGGKWRPLPPLSVVREMERLRRLGILDIHIEDDDFLHDAARVEEICARLRARGLDLVWECMNGVRPDHLTSRLVRALANGGCVSVTLGIETLNPAAAGVLGRAADEPHLKQIVAELRSAGLVVGGYFMLGLPGESLEDACHTVATALRLGLDLAQFSIFQPVPGSAWEGTKRADPMQLAQLCSLRRRAYLRFYLRPQVLARLARRIDRHTVDLILRRALRILGGSSAWM